One region of Citrus sinensis cultivar Valencia sweet orange chromosome 6, DVS_A1.0, whole genome shotgun sequence genomic DNA includes:
- the LOC102614741 gene encoding probable CCR4-associated factor 1 homolog 11, which yields MSDVPPPQPPKPRILIREVFEFNLISEFERIRALIDRYPIISMDTEFPGVVVRPDSNIRHRDPAANYNGLKANVDLLNLIQIGLTLSDEEGNLPDLGSGSTYYIWEFNFKDFDIARHAHALDSVELLKRQGIDFEKNREFGIDSVRFAELLMSSGLVLNKDVTWVTFHSAYDFGYLVKCLTQRVLPEKLSEFVTRVGVFFGEKVYDVKHLIRFCTCLYGGLDRVCKALGVERVVGKSHQAGSDSLLTLHAFLKIKDKHFGNEYELQKYANVLHGLELLEC from the coding sequence ATGTCAGACGTACCGCCGCCGCAGCCTCCGAAGCCTCGGATCTTGATCCGAGAGGTATTTGAGTTTAACTTGATCTCCGAGTTCGAAAGGATCAGAGCTTTAATTGACAGATATCCGATAATCTCAATGGACACGGAGTTCCCTGGCGTCGTGGTCCGACCCGATTCGAACATCCGTCACCGTGACCCGGCTGCGAATTACAATGGACTCAAGGCAAATGTGGATCTGTTAAATCTGATCCAAATAGGTTTAACCTTATCGGACGAGGAAGGGAATCTTCCGGACCTCGGGTCGGGTTCTACGTATTATATTTGGGAGTTCAATTTTAAGGACTTCGATATCGCGCGTCACGCCCACGCTCTCGATTCGGTTGAGCTGTTGAAACGACAAGgtattgattttgaaaagaatcGTGAATTTGGAATCGACTCGGTAAGATTTGCTGAATTGTTGATGTCGTCAGGGCTTGTATTAAACAAGGACGTTACATGGGTGACCTTCCACAGCGCCTATGATTTCGGGTATTTGGTTAAATGCTTGACACAGCGGGTCTTGCCTGAGAAATTGAGTGAGTTTGTGACTCGAGTGGGCGTGTTTTTTGGGGAGAAAGTATATGATGTGAAGCATTTGATTAGGTTTTGTACGTGCTTATATGGGGGATTGGATCGGGTTTGCAAGGCATTGGGTGTGGAGCGGGTCGTTGGGAAGAGCCACCAAGCCGGATCGGATAGCCTGCTGACATTGCATGCGTTCTTGAAGATTAAAGATAAGCATTTTGGAAACGAGTATGAGCTCCAAAAGTACGCTAATGTCTTGCATGGTTTAGAACTGCTTGAATGTTGA
- the LOC102577979 gene encoding ubiquitin-conjugating enzyme variant (The RefSeq protein has 2 substitutions compared to this genomic sequence): MTLGSGGSSVVVPRNFRLLEELERGEKGIGDGTVSYGMDDGDDIYMRSWTGTIIGPHNTVHEGRIYQLKLFCDKDYPEKPPSVRFHSRINMTCVNHETGVVEPKKFGLLVNWQREYTMEDILTQLKKEMAAPHNRKLVQPPEGTYF, from the exons TCCCTCGGAACTTCAGATTGTTGGAGGAACTTGAACGCGGAGAAAAAGGTATTGGAGATGGCACTGTCAGCTATGGAATGGATGATGGAGATGACATTTACATGCGCTCTTGGACTGGCACCGTTATCGGTCCTCACAAT ACTGTACATGAAGGTAGAATTTATCAGTTGAAGCTGTTCTGTGATAAAGATTATCCAGAGAAGCCACCAAGTGTTCGTTTTCATTCACGAATCAACATGACTTGTGTTAACCATGAAACTGGAGTG GTGGAACCTAAAAAGTTTGGACTTCTTGCGAATTGGCAGCGAGAGTACACCATGGAGGATATACTCACACAACTGAAAAAGGAGATGGCAGCCCCACACAATCGGAAGCTGGTTCAACCTCCTGAGGGTACCTACTTCTAG